From the genome of Spartobacteria bacterium:
CATATTCACGCCCGACATGATGCCTGTGACGGCCGGGAAGTAGATCGCAAAAACAATCCAAAAATTAAAAGAACCGGATGTATAAGCCGCACTCCAGTTTGTGCGCAATGTAGCGACTGAAAAGTGTTCCATCGCACCTGATAGAAGCACAACTATGGCAAGTGCTAACAAACTCATGACGACATATTGTGTTTTAACGGCCCATTGTGAACCAATCCAGTTTATGCCAAAGAGAGTCAGGATTGTTCCCATTCGAATGGCCAGGCCATAGGGTATAAGCGATGGAAAAGACGTAAGCAACGATTCGACAAAGCCTAACACGTAAAAAGGTACGGAGAATGCTTGTGCAAGAAAAAGAGCCACACCGATGGCCCCCCCCAAAGAGGGCCCCAAAACGCGGGATATAACAAAATAGGCACCACCGCCGCCCACCGCCGTATTGGTCGAAATACTGGCCAGGGAGACACCGGTCAACAGCGAGATCATTTCAGCAGTAAAAAGAATAATCAATGCACCAAAGATGCCTGCCTGCCCCACCACAAAATTGGCACGCATGAATAAAATAACGCCGAGTATGGTCAATATCGACGGGGTGAAAACGCCGCCAAATGTCCCAAGTTTATAGTTGTCAGTTATTTCGCTGTCGCTTTTTTTAATCATGATTACACTGATCTTTTGGGACGATCCTCCATATTGAACCAGAAAATGCGAGTCAATTATTGAGGAATTCTTCCCGTTTTTAGATTGTTATCTTCAATGTAAGTGTGCCATAAAACTGCTTTTAAATAGAAACATAAAGTCGTCAATCGGGGTCAATGAGTATCTATAAAACAATTCGAGCGCACCATGAAATGCTGTCCAATCTTATTGGGCGCGAATTAAAGAGCAAATACAAAGGATCTGCTCTGGGATTTTTGTGGAGCGTTCTTACGCCATTGTTTATGGCTTTTGTGTATGTCTTTTTTCTGCGGTTATTAGCCCGCGGTGTGCCGATGGAAAGTATCATCATCGGGGTGTTTGCCTGGCAGTTTACTGCGCAGAGCGTTAATGAAGGCCTCTTTTCGATTACCGGGAATGCCAATTTAGTTAAAAAGGTGTTTTTCCCCCGCGAGATTCTTCCCACAGCCAGTGTTTTTTCCAATATGATCAATTATCTTTTATCGCTGGTGGTTCAGTTTTTATTACTGGGTGTGATGCTCGGCATGCAGGGGATGTTTTTTAGCTGGACCATAATTTTTGTGCCGGTGATTATTATCTACCACGTAATGTTTTTGCTTTCGCTGGCCTATCTGCTGTCAGCGGCCAACGTGTATTTTCGAGATGCGCAGCATCTGGTCGGTGTATTGCTCAGTGCGTGGTTCTTTTCTTCGCCGGCGATGTATGACTTAACAATGGTCGAGGCGGTCGCCACGAAATATCCTATTGTTATGCAGTTGTATATGCTTAATCCGATGGCCAGCATCATAACGGCCTATCGTGCAGCTATTTTGCCGGGTGTCGGCTTTCCTTTCACCTCGTCCGTCGTGGTCGGGCTGACCATTCCGTTTATTTTGTTTTTTGTGTCACAAAAAGTGTTTCAGCGAGCCCAACGTAATTTTGCGGATTTATTATAATGACTATTGCCATTGAAGCCAAAAATCTAGGGAAGCGCTATTATGTTCGTGGTCACGCACCACCGACAGCGATGAGCGCGCTTCGTCAATTATTTACGCGTCAGAAGAAAGATGTCTTCTGGGCATTGCAGGACGTGAATTTTGAGATCAAGAAGGGGGCGACGATCGGGGTGATCGGCCCCAATGGATCGGGAAAAAGTTCGACACTGGGCCTTGTCACTGGAACCATTTATCCCACGACGGGTTATGTGAAGACGCATGGTCGTATTTCGTCGCTTCTGGAGTTGGGGGCAGGGTTTCATCCTGATTTGACGGGCCGTGAGAATATTTTTCTGAATGCGGCCATTCTTGGCATTCCGAGGGAAGACATCAGTAAACGAGTCGACCATATTATCGAATTTTCGAATTTACATGGATTTATCGATCAGCCGGTACGAAATTATTCCAGCGGCATGTATGTGAGGCTTGGGTTTGCTGTCGCGATTGAGATGAACCCAGATATTCTGCTGATTGATGAAGTCCTTGCCGTGGGAGATATCGCTTTTCAGCTTAAGTGTCTTGATCGTATTCGCAATTTTCAGAGGCGTGGAAAAACCCTGCTCTTTGTATCGCATGCGCTGCAGACCGTAGAAGAATTCTGTGATGAAGCATTTCTCATTCATAAAGGGCATCTGGTAAAGCGCGGAAATCCATCCGACGTGATTCTTGACTACATCAAGGCCTATATGGGTGAGGGTGGATATTTGTATACACAAGAATTTGGAACCAGAGACGTTGAATTCCAAAGCGTCATCATCCGCAACGAACAGGAGCAGGAAACGGCGTCGCTCATTAGCGGGAAGTCAATGCATGTGGATATTCATTACATTGCGCACAAACGGGTGGAGAAGCCCGTTTTTGGTTATTCCGTTAAAACAGGAAATGGTTTTTACATTTTTGGTAGCAATACACAGCTGCAAAATGTTGATATCAAATTCATTGACGGAGAGGGGATGATACGGTTGACCATCGATCCGCTGACCTTGATGCAAAGCAACTTCTTCCTGTCCCTCTCGATCCATTCATGGGATCATGAAACGCAGTACCACCGGCGCGAAGACTGGTATCCCTTTGCTGTCAAAAATGAAAAGGAAGAACCAGGCATCTTTCGTTTACCATCGAGATGGTCGCAACCTGTTTCCATATAAGCCGTTGACTTCAGCTGACCGGTGAACTGCTTCTAATTCTTGCTATTAGACAACTCTAACGCATCCAGATAAAACATGCCTGCCATATTTGTTTTATCGGGCTGTACATAGATTTGTATGCGCTCGATCGCACTCATATTGATACCTGACAGCTGGCCGATATCAAAGGTTACGGGACTCCAACCATCGAGATTACTTACACGTTCAATGGCGGTGTCCGCCGTTTTTCCTGAATGATCGATCAGTCTCAGCATGAGATCTGTTTCCCCGGCCACCCACATGCGGATGTATCGGTAATGCGAAAGATCGCGGATATCGAGGTCAACGCCCATATAGGCCCATCGATCCGCCTCCGTTGTTTTGCGATAATTGACCTCCAGACAGGAAACCCCCTGCAGGAATACGCGCTGGGTTTTTGTTACCTGAATCGACGGGGTGGTGATCCAGCGATTTCGGGTGTTGCCATCGAAATAATCCAGTTCAAAGCGATCCGGATAATCGATCCGCCCTATATACATGCCGCTGCCGGCAGCTGTGGTGGACATGTTTCCGTCGACATCCTGCGTACGCGCTCCAAAATACCAGGTCGAATCGGAGGGAAGACCTGAAACAAATATTTCGTGATGCTGCAGTCCCACCGACGCACTGTCGTAGCCCGGCAGATCCTGATAGGTAGAAAAATCGCGATTTTCCCGTAATGGATGCTTTGAACATTTAAACAGATATTTCCACGCCATGGGATGAAGCATTTTGTCCAACGGCTTCCAGCGCAGAACGATTTCACCGGGCATACGTGTTTTTTCCACGGTCAACCCGTCTGGTTGGGGAGGTGGTCGCGTGATAATACGGCGTGTCAACCGAATATCATCCAATCCAATCACGCCTTTTCCTGCTCCATCCAGCGAGAGTGGAAAAATTCGTAATTCTGTTACGTCAGTATAATCGAAATCGGAATCCCCTGGAATCCGGTAGTACAAATGGCGCCATCCCTGATCTCCCTCTAACGAGGAGGCGGCTTTCAGGGATAGTTCCCGACCTCTTCCATCGACCATGCGCACGTCCAGCAGCGCGGCGTAGCGACTCCATATTTTTATGGCATCCCATTGACTGAAATCATGTTGTGACGGACGGCACACCCATGGCGATGTCGCGCCAAAACGAGCATTCACCGTTCCTGACATCGAAAAACGTCCTTGCGCCGGTGCTTCATCTGTTCGTTGCATGGAATAGCCCAGCGACGGAATCCACGTTGCCGGAATACAGGGCATGGGCACCGCTTCAAAATCGTCTATTAGCAAATCCATTCCGATTTTAGACATCGCAGAACGAATGACCGGATGGCGATCCAGCCGCCGCGCCATGGAATCGGGCTGCATCTGATTCATGTGCAGCATGACCTGTCCCAAAAAGGACGCCGTATAATCCTTGAAACTCCAATGCTGCTCGGGGCATACCGCGTCATAGAAGCCATAGGATCCAAAAACCTGGTCATTGAAGCGCCGACCCGTATCACTCAACGCTTTTCTTACCGATTCAGGAAGAAATGGATATGAAGAAACCAGCGCAGGCAGGCAGATCACCTTGTCTTGTTCTGCCGCACCAAGTTCCGGAGGATAGCCATACAGCTCAAAGCCATTGGGACTCTCACAGGAGGATAGCCCCCACAAGGCATATTCCGGATACAAATTACGCTGGGCATAGGTGCGATTTGCCTCCACCGCCAGGTAGGCACTGGTCCAGTAATCGTCCGCTCCATCACGCAAATAACGCAAGGGCAGCCACGCATGCACCTCCAGTTGCTTCAGTAATGGAGGACACTTGATCATGCGCCATTGATCATACAGCAGATATTGATAGGTAGCTCGCCATCCTAATTGCCAGCTATCCAGCGGGGCCGTATGAGCAATAGAACCGAAACTTAAAAGATAGGCCATCATCGCAGAAATATTTTGGGCCGCATCAAGTCTCTCCTCACTGTACCCGGTGGACGGACTCCAGAACGCGGCCATCCGATACTGACTGGTTCCGTCGTTGCTGCCAAACATCCAGTCCCATTCAACGGCGGAGAAAAAGGATGAACACAATCCCCGAATCTCTGATTCCGCATCATTGGGTGCATCAAATACCGACTGTGCCAGCAGCATGCCGGACATCAGCCAGGCCGTTGCCACCGTGTTGCCTCCGTCATCACTGGGATGATTCAATGGTAACGGCACATATTTTTCACTGTGATAGTAGGAAGCAAAGAAGCCATGCTGCACAGGCAGTAATTCTAAAGCATGCAGCACGTCGAGCATCTGTTCGGATGCGGCGTCACGCGTCAGCCATTCGCGCTGCAATCCGATACAGATTGACGCCAGCTGGTATCCTACACCTGCGGACGATATGACCGACGCATCGTTCATCCGGTCCAGTACCAACCCTGACGGCGACTGAACCGCCGCAAAAAAATCATACGCCTTGCGCTCCAGTCGCGACACCATCTCATCCTGCGCTCCTGCCGACATGCCGCAGATCAGCAAAACGCCCAAACCCAAACCCATTTTTTTAAACATCATCATGACTCACTGCTCCTGTTTACCACGCCGACCATCCTGTCTGCCGATGCGTTCCGCCTGCAATCAGCTTAAACCATTTGACTTGCATGCCTTGTCATACTAAGAATTTGTCACATCTTTAAGGCTACAACTCAAATGTAAACTGTAAACAGGATCAATAATTGCGAACCCTTCAGGAAAAAGCATGAAAAAACAATTTAAAATTGGATTACTAGGATTTGGCACCATTGGCGCGGGCGTCGTGGAGACTATTCAGAAAAATGGCGAACTGCTCGAAGCCCGCACAGGAATACATCTGGAAGTGGCGAAAATCGCAGATCTTGATGTGGTCAGCGATCGCGGCATCACTGTCGATCCATCCATCCTGACCACGGACGCCTTCTCTGTGGTAACCGATCCGGAAATCGATATTATCGTTGAATTGATCGGCGGCACCGGTATCGCCCGCACATTGATACTGAAGGCCATGGAAAACGGGAAATCGGTTGTCACCGCCAACAAAGCACTGCTGGCAGAACACTGGGGCGAATTGGTTTCCACCTCAAACAAATACAACACTGATATTTTATACGAGGCCAGTGTAGGTGGCGGTATCCCGGTAATCCGCGCCCTGCGTGAAGGCTTGGTCTGCAACCACATCGACACCATTTACGGCATCCTCAATGGAACATGCAATTATATCCTGACAAAAATGGAGCGCGAAGGCATCCTTTTCGACGACGTGCTGGCCGAAGCCCAGGCCAATGGCTTTGCTGAAGCCGATCCGTCTCTTGACATCGACGGCATCGATACCTCGCACAAGGCCGCTATTCTCGCATCCATCGCCTATGGCAAACCCATCCCCATGTCCGCTATCAAAGTCAGTGGTATCCGCGGCATTGATATAAAGGACATCCGCATCGCCGCCGAACTGGGATATCGCATCAAACTGATGGCCATCATTAAAGATGTCAACGACGCCGTGGAAGTCGGTGTGTGTCCCGCACTGGTTCCCGCAGATCACCAGCTGGCCGCCGTAAGCGGCGTATTCAACGCCGTGATGATCAAAGGCGATATCGTCGATGAAACACTCTATTACGGACGCGGTGCCGGACGGCTTCCCACCGCCAGTGCCGTTGTAGGCGATATTGTCGATGCCGCACTCAATCAGACATTTGATGCGCGCCTGCGCGTTCCCCCCTTCAGTGAGCACGATTACTACGATAAAATTCTTCCGTCCGATGAGGTGGAAACCCGTTACTACCTGCGCATGACACTGCTTAACAAGCCGGGCGTCGTTGCTAAGGTCGCCAAAATAATGGGTGACAACAACATCAGCATTGCATCGCTGATACAGAAGGAATCCAACGAAGCGCATGCATCAGTCATCATTCTAACCCACAAAGCAAAACAGAAACAATACACCAAAGCCATCGCGGAAGTGGATGCCATGGAAGAAGTCGGCGCCCCGACCATTTCCTTCCGCGTTGAAACATTCATGGCGTAATGGGGAGAGGTCGGCCCGTTCTATGCCCCGGCCAGGCGTCGGCTCCTTTAGCGACGTCCACGACGACGTTTTGATCCTGTATTTTTTTTCTTTCCGCGACGGGATTCATGGAAATGCGCCGGCCGACCTTCCTCTGTCGCATCACTTTCACCCTCACCATCTCCTCTGGAACGTCGTCTGCCTCTGAAAGGATTGTCGGTCTGGGGCAGTTTCTTTGTCCAGCGGAAATCAACCAAATGGCGTCGTTCATCAATGCGCAGAATTTCGACTTCAATCACATCACCGATACGCACGGAGGTGCCGAATACGCGCCCTGTGATGGTGGTTTGTTTATCATCAATGTCAAAGTAGTCGCCACCAAGGGTGCCGAAGGGGATGAGTCCGCGCAGCATGCTGTCGGTCAAAGAAACAATCAAACCCTTTGTGATCACCGATGTCACCATGGCTTTGTAGGGACCTTTGTTGCCTTGAGCCATCTGATTCATGTAGTATTCAATCAGCTTATAATTCACGCTTTCCCGTTCGCATTCCATGGCTTCGCGCTCCATGGCTGAACTTTGGCGGGCAATATTTTCCAGCTCGTGCTGATCGTAGGGGGCATCTGTTTTCGTTTCCAGACTGCTCAGAATACGATGTGTCACCAAATCCGGATAGCGCCGAATAGGCGATGTGAAATGAGTATAACGTTCAAAAGCCAATCCAAAATGACCTGCAAGCTGTGCGCTGTAGACCGCCTGTTTGAAGTTACGAAGAATGACCATATTGACAGCGGCTTCGTTGGGCTGACCCGCCACATCGCGGGAAATGGCATTGATGGCAGCCTGGGTATGCGGGGTGGCTGTGATACCCAGCGTTTTTAATTCGTCGGCCATACGCTGCCACTGTTCTTCATCGGGTTGAGGATGAATGCGATAGAGGCCGGGAATATCCGCCTCGATGATTTTGTTGGCAACCACTTTGTTGGCCAGCAGCATGAATTCCTCAATCAGCTGATAGGCGGGCAGGGAAATACGCTTTTCAAAATCGACAGGAATGCCGTTGTCATTGATGATGACTTTTATTTCCGGCAGATTGAAATCGACGGATCCGTAGTGAATGCGAATCCTGCGTATTTTCTGTGTTAACTTATACATTTGCGTGAGAATGGGTTGTATATCATTGGCTATTTCAGTCGACGCGCCGGTATTGATGAATCGCTGCACCTGTTTGTAGTCGAGCCGGGCTTTGGAATGGATGACTGAGCGGTAGGTTTTATTGCTAAGCAACGAGCCGTCAGGCGACAGCACCATTTCGACGGTATGCGTCAACCGATCTTCGTTTGGCAGAAGACTGCATACATTGGACGTCAGATAGGCGGGCAGCATGGGGATAACCCGATCCACCAGATACATACTGGTGGCACGAATACTGGCTTCGGCATCAATAGGGGAATCTTTTTTCACATAATAGGGGACGTCTGCAATATGAACGCCCAGTATCCAGTTGCCGTCATCTGTTTTTTCCAGCGATACCGCGTCGTCGTAATCTTTGGCATCTTCGGGATCGATGGTGAAAATGAGCTTGTCACGTAAATCAACACGGTTGGCCAGTTCTTCGGGAGGGAAAACGGTCGTGGCTTCGGCCTGTTCGCTGGATTCCAGCGAATGGGTGGTGCGCAGTCCGTGATCACGAATGATGGATGTTACATCCACTCCGGGATCGCCTTCACGTCCGATATCTTCGATGACGGTACCGGAAAGAAAGCGAATTTCAGGGAACCAGGGGGTCAGATCGACTACGACCTTGTGGTCGTTGGGGACGTTCTCCAATCCGGGATAGAAACGGGTGATTTGAACATTGCCACTGATGCGCGGATCATCAGGGATAATATAATCATAACTGCGGCTGCGCTGCAGTAACCCGGTGCACTGTGTATGTTTGCGTTCTATGACGCGAATCACTTCGACTTCATTGATGCGTCTTCCGGAGCGTTTGTATTGATAGCTTTTTCCAATATTACGTACTTCCACCAGATCGCCTGACAGCGCAAAATGCCGATTTTCCTCAGATACAAAGTAGTGTTCACCTGCTTCATGCTCTACGGTGCCTGAACCGTCCTTTCGCACAAAAATAACGCCGCGGGTACAAACCGGGGTATCCATCAGTTCATAACGTGCACCGCGAATTTCGCGAATGATGCCGCGCTGTGCAAGGGATTTTAATGTCTGCCGAAGAAATTGACGTTTGGCCGCTTTAATTCCCATAGCCTGCGCCAAGTCTTTCTTGTGAAGCGGGATATAGTTTGGCTGGCGCATAAAGGTCAGTACGGCTTCTTCGAGTTTGTTGATGCGTTCTTCTTTCATGACATCCTGTGGTTTGTAATTGTAATAAGGCGCTATGTTATCGGTTATCTGCCGTATGTCAAAAAATTAAGATGACACCGTTATGAGCAAAGTGGCATCATGTCGCAACGTTTGATGTTCTAATACGATAGTGGAGGATTCTATGCATGGTGATATTCCGGTTCCGTTGATTGGTGTAGTTATCTTGTTGTTGCTGTTTTCAGCTGTGGCATCCATTGGTCTCAAAAAAATGCGTTTTCCTTATACCATCGGCTTGGTGATCGTGGGGCTTGTTCTTGGGATTCTGGGGAGGCAACTGCACTTTTTATCTATTTTCAGCAATGTGCATCTCACGCCAAATATCATTTTGTATATTTTGCTGCCGACGTTGGTTTTTGAAGCGGCCGTCAATATTGATGTGCGTCTGCTGATAAGGAACCTCGTGCCGACATTGGTATTGGCCGCACCGGGTCTTATTGTTGCCACGGGGATAACCGGCTATCTGGTGGGAACTTTTACTCCGCTTTCCATGGGTTGTGCGATGATTTTCGGCGCCTTGATTTCTGCGACGGATCCCGTGGCGGTAATTGCTCTCTTTAAAGACGTTGGAGCCCCCAGGCGATTGACCATGCTGGTGGACGGCGAAAGTTTGTTTAATGATGCCACCGCCATTGTGATGTTCGATATCATTCTGGCTCTGGTTCTGAGTGGAACGGCATTAACAGGTGCCACAGTGGCCGGGGCGGCGGTTAAGTTTGTGGTCGTATTCGTTGGCGGCGGTCTTGTCGGGGCACTCATCGGGTATGCCATCGTGCGCATTATTGATCTGGCAGGCAACGACCCGCTGGTGGAAATTGCTCTGACCACGGTTATCGCCTATGCCGCGTTTATTGTGGCGCAGTTCTATTTGAATTTGTCCGGCGTGATGTCGGTGGTGGGCGCGGGGATGGTTGTGAGCTATTGCGGTCAGTCTCGCTTTAACAATGAAGTGAAAGATTATCTGGAAAAGTTTTGGAGTTATGCGTCTTTTGCCGCCAACAGTTTTATTTTTCTGATGCTTGGACTCACGGAAGACTATCTCACCGACGGTGTTGGTCACCTCGTAACCGTATTCGGATATTCTTTTGTCGCGATATTGGCTGTGCAGATCGCTCGTTTGGTGGTGGTCTTCGGCATGGTTCCTTTGATCAACTGGATTCCAGGTCAGCGTCGTGTATCCATGGCCTATCGCAAGGTCATGTTTTGGGGTGGATTGCGTGGAGCCCTGCCTATTGGACTTGCCGTCAGTCTTTCTCCTTCCCTTGGTGCGGAGCAACGGGCGCAAATCATTGATTTTACCTTGGCCGTGGTTATGTTTACTCTGCTTGTTCAGGGAACCACGGTGAAAATGCTGATGGAAAAACTGGGAATGAACGATTTGTCGCTGCCTGATAAACTGGAGCGGCTGAAAGCCTCTGTGTCGGCTAAGATGCATGCAGTAAAACGCTTAGAATTCATTGATTCTATGTGGGAAGACAAACCGCAGTCATCTATTGCTTCAATGAAGGTACGCTATGAACAGGAGGCTAAAGCTGAAAACGATGAAATTATCCGCCTGAAGGACTCCAATCAGTTTGTCCAGTCCACTAGCGAGCAGATTTTGTGGAAACTGGTTTTGAATAGAAAAAGGGAGTATATAAATGGTCTGTTTGATAAGGAGTTGATCAGCGCGGTGACAAAGCGGGAAATGGATCTCACCATCGAGCTGGTAGAAGAGGATGTCAAGAGGGGCATCATTCCGCCGTATATGCGTACGATTATCCCCTTTGATCTTCAGGCCGGCAACAAGGCGATTAATCTGATACGGCGATTTGCATTAGCCAGTAATTTGGTTAAGAAACATGATTTGGCCATCGGAACGTTTCTCTTTCAGGTAGATCTGGCCACGGGGGCCATGATGACTGATGCGCAGGAGCAAATAAAGCATTTCCAGGCGATTGCTATGGCCACAGATGAAGCCGCCGCCAAATGTCAAACCTATTTTGACGAGCGTAAACGCCAAACGTCTGCTCACTTAAAGCTGCTTCGCGGCGATCATCCGGAGTGGTTAAATGCACTGGAAGAAGATGCTCTTGCCCGACTGGCACTGAATGCCCAGCTCACGACCATTGATGAGCTGAATCGGAGCGGTGTGCTTGCGCCGATTAATGTCTCGTATTTTGAAGAAACACTTAGCGCACAGCGCGAAATGCTGAAAAAAAACTGGATTGAACAGACCCTGAAAGGATCCTGAATATGTCGGATATAACTACCTCACTTTTTGATTTGTTTAAAATCGGACCTGGTCCGTCCAGTTCCCATACCATCGGACCGATGAAGGCCGGCTATGATTTTATTCAAACATGCCTGAAGCTTCCGGTAGAACGGCAGCGAAAGGCCGCAGCAATTCAGGTGCATCTTTATGGTTCACTCAGTCTTACAGGCAAGGGTCATGGAACGGATCGTGCCGCGCTGGGCGGTTTGATGAATGTGAACCCTGTGCATTGTCCGCAGGGATTTCTAAGCACATTGCTGGAGGACGAGCAGGTAGCCTACACGCTGAAGATGGGAGAGCAGTCGATACCCTTTACTTCTTCCAATATTATATTTCACACGGAACCCTACGATTCGCCCTTTAGTAATACCATGGTTGTTCAGCTGTGCGATAAATCGGGAACCCTATTATTTGAACGGGAGTACTATTCTGTAGGCGGCGGCTTCATTCAATGGAAAGGAGAGGAACCTCCGGTCGCGCGTGTTCCGACCTATCCTTACGGTTCGATAAAGCAGTTCCGCCAAGTCATGCACGACAACGATATGCGATTGTGTGAAGTTCTGCTGGAAAATGAAAAGGCCGTCACCGGTCTGACTGAAACCGAAATCTACGCGAAAATTGATCGCATCCTCGAAGTGTTTGACGAAACAGTGGCGCACGGACTGAATACCGAGGGAATTCTTCCCGGCCCACTGAAGTACCATCGCCGCGCCCCGGGGATCCATCGTCGTGCTCTCCGCCTCGAAAAGGATCCCAATCATTTCATGCTGCTGCTTACAGCTTATGCATTAGCGGGGGCAGAAGAAAATGCTGATGGCGAACCCGTTGTGACATCACCGACTTGTGGCTCCTATGGGACTATGGCAGGAATGATTTACATGATGCGCCACGTATTGAAGATCGAGCACAGTACGCTTCAGGATTCTCTGTTGGCAGCGGCGCTCGTTGGCTTTCTGGCAAAAAATAATGCAAGCATTTCCGGTGCAGAGGTTGGATGCCAGGGAGAAGTGGGAGTGGCTTCGGCCATGGCAGCCGCCATGATGAGTTATGCCAAAACATCGGATGTACGCATCATGGAACATGCCGCCGAAAAAGCATTGGAGCATCATCTGGGTATGACCTGCGACCCCGTGCAGGGGTATGTTCAGATTCCCTGTATCGAGCGTAATGCTTTTGGTGCGGTGAAAGCATATCTTTCGCATCTTATGGCCATTTCAGAAGTGTCGTCCTTCCATCGTGTTGGTCTGGACAGCACGATTCAGGCCATGTACGAAACAGGATTGGATCTCATGAGTAAATACAGAGAAACCGGCATCGGCGGCCTGGCGCATCTTGTTGAGTAATCTGAGTTGTGAGTTAGTTGGAGACTGTCCCAGAAATGGTCATTTTCAGGAATCAGAAATTGTTAATAAGTTTTGAGAGTAAAAAGAGTCTCAAAAACTGCTCGTGTAAAAAAATGAATGACATGTACGCCCTGAAACGGCCATATTCAATGATTTTTGACAGACCCCTGTCTTTGATTCATTTAGCGAACAGGAGTTACGCGGCGGCAGCTGCGTCTTCGTGCATTTTTTGTTTTTGCTGAGCTGCCATACGAGCAAGTTTCCAGAGGTTGTGCGTCAAAATACACCATTCTATCCGCGTTTTTCGGTTGGCATATCCTTTGTTGCGTAAAGGATTGCCAACATAGGTGTTTTTGAATATGGCCATTCTCGCTTCCGTGGATCCACGTCGTTTTTGAAGATCACAGAACGTTTCGT
Proteins encoded in this window:
- a CDS encoding L-serine ammonia-lyase, with product MSDITTSLFDLFKIGPGPSSSHTIGPMKAGYDFIQTCLKLPVERQRKAAAIQVHLYGSLSLTGKGHGTDRAALGGLMNVNPVHCPQGFLSTLLEDEQVAYTLKMGEQSIPFTSSNIIFHTEPYDSPFSNTMVVQLCDKSGTLLFEREYYSVGGGFIQWKGEEPPVARVPTYPYGSIKQFRQVMHDNDMRLCEVLLENEKAVTGLTETEIYAKIDRILEVFDETVAHGLNTEGILPGPLKYHRRAPGIHRRALRLEKDPNHFMLLLTAYALAGAEENADGEPVVTSPTCGSYGTMAGMIYMMRHVLKIEHSTLQDSLLAAALVGFLAKNNASISGAEVGCQGEVGVASAMAAAMMSYAKTSDVRIMEHAAEKALEHHLGMTCDPVQGYVQIPCIERNAFGAVKAYLSHLMAISEVSSFHRVGLDSTIQAMYETGLDLMSKYRETGIGGLAHLVE